The nucleotide sequence CTGAATATTTATACGGCGAAATAACTGATGCAAAAGAGATTATTTATCCTAGTGGATTCAATCCTAACTGTGATTTTATTTATTCCGGCGTAATACCTCCTAATCCAACAGAACTGCTACAAAATGGTAGATACGAGGAGCTTTTAGACTCATTAAAACTTGATTATGATTACATAATCCTTGATACCGCTCCTTTAATGTTAGTATCGGATTCTTTATTAATTGCAGATGTAGCAGATGTAACAGTTTATGTAACAAGATCAGAAGTTACTAAGAAGGATTTTATAGAATTTGCAAACAACACTGTTGATTCACTTAAAATTAAAAATGTAAGCTTTGTCGTTAATGATGTACATAAGAGTAATTTTGGGTATGGCAATAAGTATGGCTATGGTTATCAAGCTGAGGAGAAGAAGTGGTGGCAAAAAATATTTTAATTGAGATTCCTTTTTTCTAAAGTAGATGAGAATTAACATATCAGAGTATAAACAGGTAATATTAAATTTTATCAATCTGGCTTTCGTACAAGCTGCTAATCTACTATTACCGCTTATAACTATTCCTTATGTTATTAGAACTGTTGGTTTTGAAAATTTTGGTTTAGTTGCTTTTGCAACTTCTATAGTTAACTATTTTTCAGTTTTTATAAACTATGGGTTTAATTTGACAGCTACTAAAGCAGTTTCACAAAATAGGAATGATAGTCAGTACTTAAATAAACTTTTTTGTACGGTAACGTATTCGAAAGTTTTATTAAGCTTTACTTCAATTTTAATATTTTTAGTTTTATCTATATTGATAGTATCAATAAAAAATAATTTCTATGTGTATTTATATTTACTGCTGTCAATTATATTTACAAATCTTTCTCCAGATTGGTTTTTTCAGGGAATACAACAGCTTAAATTTCTTACATACTTAAATTTATCTTTAAAAATAATCAGTACTATTCTAACATTTTTCCTAATAAAGGTAACTTCAGATTATTATTATTTGGCAATAATTCCTTTTATTAATAGTGTTTTTTTATTTGCTATCTCTCATTTATACATTCAGATTAAACATAAATTTCGATATTTAAGGGTTGGCCTAAGTAGTATTTTTAAAGAATTATATCAGAGTCGATTTATTTTCCTTTCCCAGGTTAAAATTACTTTTTTTAACAATTTTAATACAGTAGTTTTGGGTTTTCTAACTGATAACAAAATTGTGGGTATTTTTTCTTCAGCAGATAAAATAATAAAAGTCTTTTCATCTATTCAGGTTCCAATAGTAACTGCATTATTTCCGCACATAGCGATGAAAATCAAAAACAGTAGAGAAACCGTTTTTTACGAGCTAAAAAAGATTGCTATTTACGGATCAGTTTTGTATGGAGCGATATTAATAATTTTGTTCATTTTGGCACCTTGGATTTCTGAGATTATGTTTGGAGAGGAAGTAGATCAAATTGCTTTACTGATTAGGATAATGAGTTTTATTCCGCTGTTTATTTTTATAAACAATTTATTTGGCACTCAATATTTATTGAATACCGGACTAGAAAAAAAGTTTTTAATTAATTTAATAATTGCAGCTTTGTTAAATGTGGTTATTATATTTCCATTAACTTATTATTTTAAAGCAATCGGAACATCATTTTCAATTTTTATTACGGAATTATTTGTTTTAATTTCTATGTATAATTCTGCTAAGAAAGTCAATGCAACATTAAAAATATAATGATGAAAATAAATATCATTTTGCCCTTTTTTGCACGAGTCCCTGGTGGGGGAACAAAAATCATGTACGAATATGCTTCTAGACTTTCTGAAAAAGGTTTTAATGTACAGATTTATAATTGTTTAAAAACACCATATTATCCTTACAGTAAATATAAACCTTTTTTTATCAGAAAGTTAATTAGTTTTTTTTATGATAAAAATAAGCCAAAGCCTAATTGGTTTAGTTTTGATAAAGAAGTTAAATTTAATTTTATTAATAACATAAGTGATGATCAAGTACGCGATGCAGATATTATACTTTTTACATGGTGGGCACTTGCAGATCCCGTAAACAAACTTTCAGATTCGAAAGGAAATAAAATTAATATTATCCAAGATTATGAAACATGGACAGGCCACGAAAATTTAGTTCATGATTCTTATAAAAAAGATAATATTACTAACATAGCCATATCAAAATTTGTTTATAATATTGTTAAATCATTTGATTCAAAAGTTTCTTTTATACCCAATGCAATAGATTTATTAAAGTTTTCTTGTAGGAAACCAATTTTAAAAAGGTCTAATAATTCTTTTATAATGATGTATTCTAAGGAATATAGAAAAGGTTCAGAAGTTGGTTTAAAAGCTTTTCATGAGTTAAAAAAAATATTTCCAGACTTAGAACTTACATTATTTGGGGTTTCTGATAGAGGAGAAGAAATTCCAGATTGGATTACATATGTGCAGAATCCAAATAATCTTCCGGAACTATATAACTCTCATATGTTTTTTGTAACCAATAGCTTAGTTGAAGGCTGGGGGCTTCCATTGCACGAAGCTATGGCTTCTGGATGTGTGTGCATATGCACAGATATTGTGGGACATAGCCAGTTCATTGAAAATAATCCAGGGATGCTAACTTATGAACCTGGAGATTATAAATCATTATTAAATGTTCTTAAAAGATTACTTTCGTTGGAAAATCATGAATTAGATTTAATATCTGAAAATAACATAAAATTAGTACAAAAATATGATTGGAATAAGACGATTAATCAGTTAATTAATCATTTTTGAATATAGAATAAATTATTTTTATAGTAAAATTATAATTTCTCAACATGGTTAATGTTTTCTTTGCTGTTTTTCTAATATTTAGTATTCTATATTTTGTAAATATAAAGAAAAGTGTAGTATTATCAGTAATTATCTCATTAAAAGAATATTTACCATTATTTTTTATGAAAAAGAAAAAAAGCAGAAAGTACTTGCAATGTTAAGAGGACTAAAAGAAGGATTATTAGAATGAATTTTTTATAAAATATGGATGTATCAATCATAATTGTAAACTATAATACATTAAAAATGACTAAAGAATGTATTGATACAATATTCAAATATACCAACGGTTTACATTTTGAAGTTATATTGGTAGATAATGCTTCTGAAGATGGAAGTAAAGATTTTTTTGGAAAAGATGATCGAGTTACTTACATCTACTCCGAACAAAATTTAGGTTTTGGAAGAGCAAATAATTTAGGCTACGAGAAGTCAAACGGTCGTTATATTTTTTTATTAAATTCTGATACATTATTGATAGAAAATTCTGTATTGCATTTCTTTCATTTTATGGAAAAGTTTTCCTCGGATTTTAAAATAGGAGCTTGTGGTTGTATACTAGTTGATATTAATTTACAACAAATACATTCTTATGGATATTTCCCTTCAGTAAGAATGATCTTTAAAGATTTTTTAGTGTATTCAAAAAAAATATTGAGAATAAAGAAAGGAATCAATGAACAATTAGTTTTTAATGAAAATGGATCTATAGATGTAGATTATATTACCGGAGCAGATCTATTTTTACGAAAAGAATATATAGAAAATTTGTCTACTTTTTTTGAGTCCGATTATTTTATGTACTATGAAGAAACTGATTTGCAATATAGAATGGCTGTGCAGGGTTATAAAAGATGTATTATAAATAATACTAAAATCATTCATTTGGAAGGAGGAAGTTTAAACACCCAAGAATTTAAGAAAAAAAGTGTATTTAAATTTTATAATACCATGCTCCCTAGTATGTATTTATTTTTAAATAAAAATTATAAACCAATTAGAAAATTAACTTACTTATTTGCATTCAATCTTCTAGTTTTTCCTAAAATTCTATTAAAAAAAATGACCTTTGAGGAAAGAATAAAACTCATTTCACTTAATTTTAAAAAAAAATAATTTATGATTGAGTTATTATGTTTTATATTTATTTTATTCGGAACATTATTTAGAAGAGGTAAATTATTAGCTTTCTTTTTTTTAGTTTTTTTATGGATTTGTTTTGGTTGGAGTGGGGAAAATGCAGATACAAATATCTATCTTTTTAGATACAAATATTATAAAGACATTACTAGTACCACAGAACCAATCTTTACTTATTTGGTGAAAATTTCCAATTCTTTTGATTTAAATTATTATGGATTTCTAATTATTACATCATTATTTTTCATAATTTCTTTGATGATATTGGTAAAGAAATTAGAAGTTAAATATGTTCTGGTTCCCTATGTGCTTTTTTTAATATTCCCATTTGTGATGTCTGTGGTTATAGTTAGATTTACATTAGCTGCAGCTTTTATAATATACGGTTTTTCTTTTTTGGTAGACAAGAAAAAGTACTGGTGGCAGATTTATACATTATGTGTTATTATCGCATCTTTAATACACTCCTCTTCTGTTTTTTTTATCTTACTATTAATGGTGAATAATTTTTCAGTAAAAAAAATAATTCGTATCTCTATTATATTTTTGTTAGCTTTATTATTTATTTCAACATTACTTAAATATGTTATTAATGCGGATGTATTATTTTTGTCAGAAAAAATGAGTGAGGTGAATAACGAGGTAGAAAACATGGAGAAAACCTCTTTCAATTATTACTTTGGAACCATTACACGAACTTTAATACCTTTTTGTGTTTTCCTATTTTCCTATTTTAAATTTTACAAAAAAAATATTACAAAGTACTCTGCAAAAACTGTAAATATAATAGAAACTACTCTAAAAATTAATCTTCTTTTTCTTTCTTCAATTGGACTTTATTTTATTTCCGTAGATTTTTCCAGACTTTTGTTTCCTTTGCTTTTTCTTAATTATTGTGTGTATGCTTTGATAATGGAAAAAAGCAAAGCGAATATGATGCTTATGTTAATATTGTTAATAAGTTGTGGTTTGGAGCTTTATTTGTTAGTGTTGAGATATGATTTTATGGTTGAGAATGTGTTTGAACCTTTTTTTAATAATAGATTATTTGAAGATTTATAATATGGAAAGAAGATATTATTTATTAATTGTATTTACATTTTTTAATATAATTATAAATTGCCAATTAAAACATAGTCAAAATATCCAATTCAATAAATTTGATAAAATGCTAATGGTAGGCTACCAAGGTTGGTTTGCTGCTCCAGCTGATGGGGCTAATATTGGATGGTATAAATATGCTAAAGACTGGAAATTTGATAACAGTGTTTCAAAATTTGATTTGTGGCCAGATGTGAAGGAATATAAAAAAGTTTACAAAACACCTGTAACTAACTTAGATGGCAGTGCAACGTATCTATTTAGTTCCAATGATGAATCTACAGTAGATTTGCATTTGAAATGGATGAAAGATTATAGCATCGATGGTCTTTTTGTACAAAGATTTTTTTTAGCCTTACATGATGCTACTAGAAACCACCATATAAAAGTTTTAAAAAATATATTAAAATATGGAAATCAATACAAAAGAGCTGTTTCTGTGATGTATGATTTAAGTGGGTTGCAATATGATAAGGATGCGGATGTGATAATAGAAGATTGGAAATTTTTAGTGGACAGCATAAAAGTTACTTCTAGTAAAGGGAATCCATATTTGTATAACAATAGTAGACCTGTAGTCGCTTTATATGCCGCAGGATATTCAGGAAATCCTGATACTTTAAAACAATTTGGAAAGATAATAAATTTTCTTAAAAATGATAAAAAATATGGAAATTGTACCATTGTTTTAGGAGTTCCCTTCTATTGGAGAACACTAAATAATGATGCTAGAAATGATCCTAAATTACATGAATTAATCAAAACGGTTGATTATATTTTTCCTTGGTCAGTTGGACGTATAACCAGTAATAATGTTAATGAAATTTATAATCTTCAAGAGGCAGATCTCCAGTGGTGTAAAAAATATAATGTTGGTTATTTGCCCGTCATTTATCCAGGATTTAGTTGGCATAATGCAATTAATGATTCGCCTTTGGATTTAATTCCCAGAGAAGGAGGTGCTTTTTATAAATCGTTAATCAACAATGTGAAAAAATTAAAAGTAAGAAATGTTTACGTAGCGATGTTCGATGAGATTGATGAAGGAACCGCTATTTTTAAAATTTCAAAAACTCCACCACAAACAAAAACCATGAAATTTGTACCTCTGGATAAAAATCTATCTGAAGATTATTATTTAAAATTATCTGGAGATTTAGCCAATTTTTTTAAAAAATATAATTAATAAAAATATGATCATTGTAAACTCAAGATTTTTAACACAGCCCATTACAGGAGTGCAAAGATTTGCAATAGAAATATCTTTGCAGTTAAAAAAACTTTTTGGCAATGATATCAGATTTATTTCGCCTCATAATATCTTACAAAAGGAAATAGCTGAAAAATTAGAAGTTGAGATTGTCGGAAAAAGATCAGGACATTTATGGGAACAATTAGATTTACCTAGATTTTTAAAATCAAAAGATAGTCCCTTACTTATTAATCTAACCAATACAGCACCTTTATTCTATAAAAATAAATTAACTACAATACACGATGTTGCTTTTTTAGTTTATCCTAAAGCTTATTCTAAAATATTCTACTATTCTTATAAAGTTTTTATTCCGAAAATCATCGCAGGCTCAAAAAAAGTGGTAACTGTTAGTGAATTTTCTAAATCTGAAATTTATAAATATTATCCTAAAATAAATAAAAATATTGAAGTAGTTTATAATGCTGTAAGTAATATATTTGAGAGGTTTGATAAAAATATAAATGATAAAGAAAACAACTTTTTAGCAGTTTCTTCTATCAACCAAAGAAAAAACTTTTCATTAATACTTAAAAGTTTTTCTCTAATTAAAAATGAGTATCCTAATTATAAATTATTTATTATTGGAGATATAAATAATTCTAATTTTGGTGATACAGATTTAAGTCTGTATTTAAAAGACGAAAATATAAAATTTCTTGGACGTGTTTCAGATGAATCACTTGTTGATTATTATAGTAAAGCCTTAGCATTTATATATCCATCTTTTTATGAAGGTTTTGGAATTCCTCCTCTAGAAGCCCAAGCCTGTGGATGTCCAGTTATACTAGCTAAAACATCATCTTTGCCAGAAGTTTTTAAAGATAGTGGGTTATATTGTGATCCTCATTCTGAAATAGAATTGAAAAATATCATGATTGAATTAATTAAAAATCAAAAATTGAGGATAGAATTATCGGAAAAAGGTTACAAAAACGCAGACCGTTTCTCGTGGAAAAAAAGTGGAGTAGCTTTTAAAAATATAATCGATTCTTTGTAATTTAATTATTTTCAATGATCATAAAATAAAGTAAAATAAAAAATTAATTTTGAATTAAAATATTTAATGAGAATTTTACATATTTTAAATGAATTTGACAATGCAGGAAATGGCATAGTGAATGTTTGCTGTGATTTGGTTTGTGAACAATCGAGACTAAACCACGATGTATTAGTAGTATCATCTGGCGGCGAATATGTGACCTTAATAGAAAAATTTGGAGCAAAGCATTTTTATTTAGACCAATCACGTACGCTTATTAATTTGCCAATAATGATGATAAGGTTTAAAGAAATAGTTAAAGAGTTTAACCCCGATATAATTCATGCTCATATGATGACAGGGACTGTAATAGCTAATTTATTTAAATATTTTTATAAATATAAAATCATTACAACTGTACATAATGAGTATCAAAAATCTGCTGTACTTATGAAATTTGCTGATATAACTGTAGGTGTAAGCGATGCCGTTACTCAAGCAATGTTAAATAGGGGTGTATCTGCTGAAAAAGCAGTAACCATTAAAAATGGTGTTTTGAACAGTCCTAGAAGAAAAAAGATACAAGATATTACTCCACTGCAATTAAAAAAACCAGCTATTGTAACAATTGGACAATTATCTAAGAGGAAAGGTTCGGATATTTTATATGAAGCATTTAAAAATGTATATGATGTAATACCAGACGTTAATTTATATTATATTGGAAATCCAGATTGGAAAGAACTAGTTGAAATTGTCCAATCTTCTGATTACAAAAATAATATTCATTTTGTAGGTTTAGAAAAAGAACCCTTAAAATATTTGTTATCTGCAGATTTATTTGTGTTTCCTTCACTCAAAGAACCATTTGGTCTCGCATTAATTGAGGCAAGAGAAGCCAAATTACCAATTATTGCTAGTAATGTTGATGGGATTCCGGAAGCATTGGACGGGGGAACTGCTGGAATATTAGTTAAGCCCAATCATGTTAATGAGCTTTCAGAAAAAATTATAACTTTATTACAAGATAAAAGTCTAGCTGCTAATTATAGACAAAAAGCTTATCATGGTATTGAAAAATTTACCATAAAGCAGATGAATGATAAATACTTAGATGCTTATAAATCATTACTTTAAAAAAACTAATAATATATGAAAGTTGCAATTATTCAGGAATGGCTAGTCTCAGTAGGGGGGTCGGATAAAGTTGTAAAAGCAATATCTGATATTTTCCCTGATGCAGATCTATATACACTGGTTGCAGATAAAGATGTATGCCAAGAGTTAGGGATAGATTATTCCAAAGTTCATACATCTTTAATACAGAAGCTTCCTTTTGGAGCAAAAAAGTATAAGATGTATCTTCCCTTATTTCCTTATGTTATAGAGCAATTTGATTTGCGCGGATATGATGTGGTTATATCATCATCTCACGCTGTAGCCAAAGGAGTGCTTACAAAAGCTGATCAATTACATATCTCCTACTGTCATTCTCCTATAAGATATGTTTGGGATATGTATAATGAGTATCTTGAAGAAGCTAGCCTTGCAAAGGGATTTAAAAGTTTTTTAGCAAGATACATGCTACATAGAATTAGAAAATGGGATGTTTTATCAAGTTTTCGAGTAGATCATTTTATTAGTAATTCTAATAACGTTGGAAAAAGAATCAAAAAAACTTATAGGAGAGATTGTGTAACAATATATCCAAACATAGATATTTCTAGTTTTACTCCTTGGTATGAAAAAGAGGATTTTTACTTGACTAGTAGTAGATTGGTTCCTTATAAAAAGGTTGATGTAATTGTGAAGGCTTTTAATCAAATGCCAGATAAGAACCTAGTAGTTATTGGATCGGGCCCAG is from Epilithonimonas vandammei and encodes:
- a CDS encoding glycosyltransferase family 4 protein, which translates into the protein MKVAIIQEWLVSVGGSDKVVKAISDIFPDADLYTLVADKDVCQELGIDYSKVHTSLIQKLPFGAKKYKMYLPLFPYVIEQFDLRGYDVVISSSHAVAKGVLTKADQLHISYCHSPIRYVWDMYNEYLEEASLAKGFKSFLARYMLHRIRKWDVLSSFRVDHFISNSNNVGKRIKKTYRRDCVTIYPNIDISSFTPWYEKEDFYLTSSRLVPYKKVDVIVKAFNQMPDKNLVVIGSGPDYEKIKKIAKSNITIMGYQPFDVLKDKMQKAKAFVFAADEDFGMIPIEAQACGTPVIAFGKGGSLETVVNNETGLYFYEQTSESIIDAVSRFEQIGGTFDYNKIRNHAEKFSEERFKEEIKNYVVEKHNEFLKNK
- a CDS encoding glycosyltransferase family 2 protein; this encodes MDVSIIIVNYNTLKMTKECIDTIFKYTNGLHFEVILVDNASEDGSKDFFGKDDRVTYIYSEQNLGFGRANNLGYEKSNGRYIFLLNSDTLLIENSVLHFFHFMEKFSSDFKIGACGCILVDINLQQIHSYGYFPSVRMIFKDFLVYSKKILRIKKGINEQLVFNENGSIDVDYITGADLFLRKEYIENLSTFFESDYFMYYEETDLQYRMAVQGYKRCIINNTKIIHLEGGSLNTQEFKKKSVFKFYNTMLPSMYLFLNKNYKPIRKLTYLFAFNLLVFPKILLKKMTFEERIKLISLNFKKK
- a CDS encoding glycosyltransferase family 4 protein, with translation MIIVNSRFLTQPITGVQRFAIEISLQLKKLFGNDIRFISPHNILQKEIAEKLEVEIVGKRSGHLWEQLDLPRFLKSKDSPLLINLTNTAPLFYKNKLTTIHDVAFLVYPKAYSKIFYYSYKVFIPKIIAGSKKVVTVSEFSKSEIYKYYPKINKNIEVVYNAVSNIFERFDKNINDKENNFLAVSSINQRKNFSLILKSFSLIKNEYPNYKLFIIGDINNSNFGDTDLSLYLKDENIKFLGRVSDESLVDYYSKALAFIYPSFYEGFGIPPLEAQACGCPVILAKTSSLPEVFKDSGLYCDPHSEIELKNIMIELIKNQKLRIELSEKGYKNADRFSWKKSGVAFKNIIDSL
- a CDS encoding glycosyltransferase family 4 protein, with product MRILHILNEFDNAGNGIVNVCCDLVCEQSRLNHDVLVVSSGGEYVTLIEKFGAKHFYLDQSRTLINLPIMMIRFKEIVKEFNPDIIHAHMMTGTVIANLFKYFYKYKIITTVHNEYQKSAVLMKFADITVGVSDAVTQAMLNRGVSAEKAVTIKNGVLNSPRRKKIQDITPLQLKKPAIVTIGQLSKRKGSDILYEAFKNVYDVIPDVNLYYIGNPDWKELVEIVQSSDYKNNIHFVGLEKEPLKYLLSADLFVFPSLKEPFGLALIEAREAKLPIIASNVDGIPEALDGGTAGILVKPNHVNELSEKIITLLQDKSLAANYRQKAYHGIEKFTIKQMNDKYLDAYKSLL
- a CDS encoding oligosaccharide flippase family protein — encoded protein: MRINISEYKQVILNFINLAFVQAANLLLPLITIPYVIRTVGFENFGLVAFATSIVNYFSVFINYGFNLTATKAVSQNRNDSQYLNKLFCTVTYSKVLLSFTSILIFLVLSILIVSIKNNFYVYLYLLLSIIFTNLSPDWFFQGIQQLKFLTYLNLSLKIISTILTFFLIKVTSDYYYLAIIPFINSVFLFAISHLYIQIKHKFRYLRVGLSSIFKELYQSRFIFLSQVKITFFNNFNTVVLGFLTDNKIVGIFSSADKIIKVFSSIQVPIVTALFPHIAMKIKNSRETVFYELKKIAIYGSVLYGAILIILFILAPWISEIMFGEEVDQIALLIRIMSFIPLFIFINNLFGTQYLLNTGLEKKFLINLIIAALLNVVIIFPLTYYFKAIGTSFSIFITELFVLISMYNSAKKVNATLKI
- a CDS encoding glycosyltransferase family 4 protein, which encodes MKINIILPFFARVPGGGTKIMYEYASRLSEKGFNVQIYNCLKTPYYPYSKYKPFFIRKLISFFYDKNKPKPNWFSFDKEVKFNFINNISDDQVRDADIILFTWWALADPVNKLSDSKGNKINIIQDYETWTGHENLVHDSYKKDNITNIAISKFVYNIVKSFDSKVSFIPNAIDLLKFSCRKPILKRSNNSFIMMYSKEYRKGSEVGLKAFHELKKIFPDLELTLFGVSDRGEEIPDWITYVQNPNNLPELYNSHMFFVTNSLVEGWGLPLHEAMASGCVCICTDIVGHSQFIENNPGMLTYEPGDYKSLLNVLKRLLSLENHELDLISENNIKLVQKYDWNKTINQLINHF
- a CDS encoding EpsG family protein; this encodes MIELLCFIFILFGTLFRRGKLLAFFFLVFLWICFGWSGENADTNIYLFRYKYYKDITSTTEPIFTYLVKISNSFDLNYYGFLIITSLFFIISLMILVKKLEVKYVLVPYVLFLIFPFVMSVVIVRFTLAAAFIIYGFSFLVDKKKYWWQIYTLCVIIASLIHSSSVFFILLLMVNNFSVKKIIRISIIFLLALLFISTLLKYVINADVLFLSEKMSEVNNEVENMEKTSFNYYFGTITRTLIPFCVFLFSYFKFYKKNITKYSAKTVNIIETTLKINLLFLSSIGLYFISVDFSRLLFPLLFLNYCVYALIMEKSKANMMLMLILLISCGLELYLLVLRYDFMVENVFEPFFNNRLFEDL
- a CDS encoding glycoside hydrolase family 71/99-like protein, coding for MERRYYLLIVFTFFNIIINCQLKHSQNIQFNKFDKMLMVGYQGWFAAPADGANIGWYKYAKDWKFDNSVSKFDLWPDVKEYKKVYKTPVTNLDGSATYLFSSNDESTVDLHLKWMKDYSIDGLFVQRFFLALHDATRNHHIKVLKNILKYGNQYKRAVSVMYDLSGLQYDKDADVIIEDWKFLVDSIKVTSSKGNPYLYNNSRPVVALYAAGYSGNPDTLKQFGKIINFLKNDKKYGNCTIVLGVPFYWRTLNNDARNDPKLHELIKTVDYIFPWSVGRITSNNVNEIYNLQEADLQWCKKYNVGYLPVIYPGFSWHNAINDSPLDLIPREGGAFYKSLINNVKKLKVRNVYVAMFDEIDEGTAIFKISKTPPQTKTMKFVPLDKNLSEDYYLKLSGDLANFFKKYN